A window from Lentisphaera araneosa HTCC2155 encodes these proteins:
- a CDS encoding sulfatase family protein, translating into MYKLIQSFSILFFITSLSLFGKNNQVNILWIFSDDHAYQAIGTYGGRFESLNLTPNLDSIANEGMRFDKCYVANSICAPSRATLLTGKHSHKNGKIENRGEFNHDQMQFQKLLRSNGYQTAMIGKIHLNGSMQGFDYWEVLPGQGKYLNPDFISEKGKTKYQGHSTDIITDRALNWLSNGRDKTKPFMAMVHYKAPHRNWMPAERFRKQFAKMEFPEPETLFDDYSTRGVAAHQQNMSIETTMNNSKDLKSNTWKFRDELLNKSGLKGKELVRAKYQEYMRDYLACVAGVDENIGRLLKYLKDNDLEENTVVMYSADQGFYLGEHGWFDKRFMYEESFRTPLLAKWPSVIKAGSVNKDLVQNIDFAETFLDIAKTDIPSDMQGKSLVPLMKGDTPSDWRESLYYHYYEYPTGHRVRRHEGVTTGRYKLIRFYGLDVPNGEEWELYDLKNDKHEINNKYKNPEYAAIIANLKQELQKLRQQYDVQDIPQTAKKKKQINKSKSNK; encoded by the coding sequence GGTCGCTTTGAAAGCTTAAACCTTACACCAAATCTTGACTCAATTGCCAATGAAGGGATGCGTTTTGACAAATGTTATGTTGCCAACTCCATCTGTGCACCCAGCCGCGCAACTCTGCTTACCGGTAAGCATAGCCACAAAAACGGAAAAATTGAGAACCGAGGCGAGTTTAATCATGATCAAATGCAATTCCAAAAGCTCTTACGTAGCAATGGCTATCAAACCGCTATGATTGGTAAGATTCACCTCAACGGTAGCATGCAAGGTTTTGATTACTGGGAGGTACTACCGGGTCAGGGCAAATACCTTAACCCCGATTTTATCAGCGAGAAAGGAAAGACCAAATATCAGGGTCATTCTACCGATATTATTACTGATCGTGCACTGAACTGGCTTTCTAACGGCCGTGATAAAACCAAGCCATTCATGGCTATGGTTCACTATAAAGCACCGCATCGTAATTGGATGCCTGCTGAACGCTTTCGCAAACAATTCGCAAAAATGGAATTTCCTGAACCAGAAACACTTTTTGATGATTATTCGACAAGGGGAGTCGCTGCCCATCAACAGAATATGTCGATCGAAACAACGATGAATAATAGTAAGGACTTAAAATCAAATACCTGGAAGTTTCGCGATGAATTACTTAATAAATCTGGTCTTAAGGGCAAAGAATTGGTCCGTGCAAAATATCAAGAATACATGCGTGACTACCTGGCATGTGTTGCCGGTGTAGATGAAAATATCGGTCGCTTATTAAAGTATCTAAAGGATAATGATTTGGAAGAAAATACCGTAGTCATGTACTCAGCTGATCAGGGCTTTTACTTGGGTGAGCATGGCTGGTTTGATAAGCGCTTTATGTATGAGGAATCGTTCCGTACTCCCCTACTGGCGAAATGGCCGAGCGTGATTAAAGCAGGTAGTGTAAATAAGGATCTGGTACAAAATATTGATTTTGCCGAAACCTTTCTCGACATAGCAAAAACTGATATCCCATCGGATATGCAGGGTAAAAGCCTTGTTCCACTAATGAAGGGGGATACCCCAAGCGACTGGCGCGAAAGCCTTTATTATCATTATTACGAATACCCAACTGGGCATCGTGTAAGACGTCACGAAGGGGTGACTACTGGGCGCTACAAGCTTATTCGGTTTTATGGATTAGATGTTCCCAATGGTGAAGAATGGGAACTCTATGATTTAAAAAATGATAAACATGAAATCAACAATAAATATAAAAATCCTGAATACGCTGCGATCATCGCAAATTTAAAACAAGAATTACAAAAGCTTCGTCAGCAATATGATGTTCAAGATATTCCTCAAACTGCGAAGAAGAAAAAGCAGATAAACAAATCTAAGTCCAATAAATAA